DNA sequence from the Siniperca chuatsi isolate FFG_IHB_CAS linkage group LG3, ASM2008510v1, whole genome shotgun sequence genome:
TGGGGCCTGTGGGAGAAGTCGTTGTCCCCTCCGGCTGCGGCGCTGCTGTCTTTGGTCTTCTTGCGTTCGCTGAGTCGTCGTGCGAGCATGCTGGCCGGCATCGAAGCACTGTGGAGCATCTCCTCAGCTCTCATCTTTATCTTGATAGACCGATAGAGCTGCTCCTCCTTCATCTGCTCCCCTGATGCTGCTGCGTACACTGCCTTGGGCACAGGCTTGGCCTTGAAGGGTTTCACTTTTTCCTGATCGGATGGTTGCGGGTGATGTAGCTGTTTCTGCTCCTTCTTGAGTCGCTCCCTCTCCAGGAAGCTGAAGGGCTTCTGGATGGTTTGAAGATGCTGATCTTCTCGTTCTCTTATCGATCGTTGTCGTTCCTCGTTCCGCTCCTGCAGCTCTTCATAAAGCGGGAGGTGAACATGAGCCGGTACGGGGCTCGCACGGAACTTCCTCTGGCACTCTGTCAGTTCTTCCAGCTGCCGTCGCAGCTCTGCGTTCTCCAGTTCGATCTCTGAACGCGTCTTTATGCCACGCTTTCGCTTCTCAGCCTCACGCAGCATCATCTGGAAAGGTTTCGGGACGGTCACTCTGTGTTTCCAAGGCTCCTGCTCTCCATCTTTATGCCCCtgcctcttctttccttttccctgTCTTGGTGTCTTCTGGTCTCCCGACAGGCTGTGCAACGAGGAGAACGAGAGGTGGCCATTATGAGGGGACAGCTCAAAATCCCGCCACATGTTCTTGATGTGTTCTTTAGGAGAAAAAAGCAGGCCTTTCTCCACATCGTTACTGGCAGCTTCATCTTCATCTGAAGAGTCTGACTGTCCGGAGCCCCTCCTGAGTTCAACAGCAGAGTGCGACTTCCTCAAACGGCGTGAAGCTGCTGGGCTGGTGTTCGACCACAGTAGCctaacaaaacataaatcaatGACTGTTAACATGACAAAGCACCTAATACTCAGAAAATTGGTCACCATCACTAAAACTCACCGTATCACAATGAAGAAAACTGttaattctgaaaaaaaaatggggGAAAAGGTGCTATCTTTAATAATTCACTTAAAAATTTATTTTGAGCTTGGTATTCTTGTAATTCATAATACGATCTTATTATAAATCATCTCTCAGGAAACATATACATGCTCAATTAAATTGCACTCAGGGTTAcatctaacgattattttctttatcaactaatctgttgattattttctcaattaattgattaatcattttgtctataaattgtgaaaaatcccCTTCTcccacaatttctcagagcccaaagtgaaatattcaaattgcttattttgtctaaGCTATTCAATTTATAAATGATATgacagcagcaaatcctcacattgtgGAAGCTGAAACTGGCAATTGCTCGACATTTGTTATTGAGAAAttactcaattaatcaattgttttctgtgaatcaactaatcgattaatcatttaatctcTAATTACACTTGTATAATATAACACAGAGCAcacaatttaattaattaaagtgaTAGAACAGTTTGAAATTTATAGAGACACTTTTGTCTTATTCCAAAATGTTCCAAAAGTGCCTCTGCTGGTGGAAGTGTGATGGCACGAAGCACTGAAGAATAACAAACAAAGTCGAAAGCATTGTGTGGATCATCCAGAGCACCTGTGTTCCCAggtggataatccacagacctcactgtcaacagtcAACATCCTAACAACTTCCTACTTTAGAAATAGTCCCTGTGAAAACTATTTACAGCATGGTTTGTGGATTATCCAAAGTGATTGAGACattatatctaaaaaaaaaaacatttctgttgagtttttcaaatgtcattttcaattgttttACCTCCATTATACTGGAGTAGCAGCAGAAGTTTCAGAGGTACATAAAGGCACATAAAACTAATCTATCTACAAGGCTAAATACCACTGGCACTGAATGAGAAactatttttgtgatttgggtgaattgaCCCTTACTGTTGTGATATGAAATGTTGATATAGCACCCCCTTTAGGCCAAAAGGAGAAAGATCAAGGATTCACATTTGTTGAatctttttgttgtattttaggACAGTTCAGTTATGCAAATGTGCAGTTGCAAATATTCTCTATGTGTGACAAACCcaacacattaacactgagTCCCTTACATAATCTTGACCAGAAGCCACCCACCTGTGCCTCGTCCCCAGCGTCGCCACGTCCAGAGGCTCCATGGACTTGAGCTGCAGCTTTCGCCGATACATGCTCTCCAGCTCAGCCATGGTGCGAAGGTGGgccttcttcagctcctccagctTGCTGTAGTACTCCTCGTTGGTGAAGAAGATTTCACTCAGGTCAAGGCGGTCTCCTGCTGCTCTGTAGTCAGTCACCAGGAGAGGACCGCCCTTCCCCAAACGGTCCTCACCACAGAAATCAGAGCCTGAGTCCTCATACTCCAGCTGAAAAGGTCAAAAGTCATGTAAAGCTCATTTGCCAATCAGTGGTAATTTTCTATCTAAATCTTAAGCAACTTATTGTAACAGTGGACTGATGACAAGGGTGGCCTCAGtgggaaacaaacaacagtATGTGACTTGACTCATACATTATATGATTTATATAACATGATATTAAAAAGTAGCCTGAAGctaatatatttgttttgaagCTGCCagacttttatattttatgctgGCTGCAGGACATTGTTTTTTGGAGCAGAGCAGCCCTGCGCAGCGGCTCCTCCAGGACTAAGCCTATTatcctgctgcagcagcaacctGGATCATATGGCGGAGCACAAAGAGCAGCTTACCACGAAAGAGCTCAACTGACACACACCTTGCCTCAGGTGTCTGGCTCAATTGCTGATCACATTATTATGAGGTGTTTGTCAAGAACTTCACTGAAACTGCTGCGGGATCCTGCAGTGTTGTTGTCCAATAGATAATTAAGTGTTTAGGATTATTAACTGAATGTGGCGTCTGGTAATCTTGTCAAGACCGAAGTCCAAAAATAGTCAACAAATTACACAGGTCAAATCCCTTCCACCACACAGACTGACCTGAAACTGTCAACGGCCTGTTGACCGCACAAGATCAGAAGATCAGTCGGTTTCACtcgaaaaacaaaataaaattatactgGTAAAATGTAAGCATTACAACTCTATTAAGTCAGGATTGTAATATGGAAGGGAGgggaaaacacattaaatctgAAAGCAGTATTGTGATTCAACTAATGTAGTATGGGCAGTTATGTAGTGAAGCATAAAACCACTTTGAACTCTGTTTTTCCACCTTATTAAGACAAACTGGATCTTTTTGTGATCCAGAGTCACTGGTTATAATATAGTTGACAGCATCAGCAATACTCTGTCTTTCCTTCATGGTGCTTGGGAGGATTTTTCTAGTTTTGTCCCAAATCTGTTGCCTATGTTTGCAGAGCTAAAAATGCTTTCTTGGCCTCATTTCAGAGGCATTGGACTAAATTACACTTGTTTTATAAGACAGAAGACAGCGGGATTCaattaaatgtaatcatttGATTTTTCATCTCGCATTAGTGGTAATTCCCTTACTGTGCAGCAGTGaggaaatattttaattattatgaaAATCTGCAATTTACACTGTCGGTTTTAAATTAAGCTACCAGGCTTTTAGCTAACCTAAGTTAGCGCTAACAGCTAGTTAGTTAGGGCTAATTTGTATCAGTAAAAGAAGCCGTCAGACTCATTTTGAAGGTGTTTTAAACTAAAAGGTGAGGTTGTAACTGTCGTACTGTAGCTTCACACCAGAATTAATACTCattaatgtgatttttattgtctttaccTCCTTCTCGTAGTGCCGGTTGTCCACATGACTTGTAGCCGCGAACGGCAGGACTCTCTCCCTCTCGTACGAAGCTAACGGGGCTTTGGTGTGCGGGTCTACCGGCGTTTTCAGACACGAAGTGACCAGAACGTTTGTCCGGTGGGCATTCGCCATGGCCTCGTAGTATTTGCTCCAGTTTTTCTGCACATTAACGTTACAAAGTCAGGTATTTTTGAGATTAAGTCAATATAGTGACTAGAGTTGCTGTCCGCGTGCTAAAAACTGTGTGTTGAAGGTGGGCTCCTTAGCAACGGAGCAGAGCTTGGTTGGGAAGGAAGTGACGGAGCGTGACAggaagtgggggaaaaaatgtgggTTCCATACAAATTAAAAGCATTATAATTTGACAAATTAATTAACGATATATAGCCATCAAGTGAATTCCTTgcacgaaaaaaaaaaaaaaaactaacagtaatgtttaaacatttttgctttctCACTCTATATATTGGAGGAAAATGTTAGACTTTATCTGTTGACCACCTGGATGTAATGTGTGGATGTAAAGTTAATGTATGGACTTTATTGATAGGGGAACTGGAAAATGTGTTGATTAATACAATTCTCATAATTGCTAAAGAAAACCCCCCACCCacttttaatgcatttttataaaTCCTAGCTGTACAGGAAGTCCTTGACATTTGTGGATTTTAAATCTGCAGAATTATTTATTCAGATCTGTAGaactttacaataaaaaaaatacaataggCTTTGATTTACACTGAAGACCACTTCTCATGATAAAATgtcataattacattttgtctttcagaTTTTGAGGCATATTTTATCTGTCTTGTGTTGTCtaatagatttttaaatgttaaaaagccTTTCTTGATCAAATagtgtttaaaaaacattatgaatTCTCATTTTCTTGCGTGCCATTGTTAATTTGACTCTTGAATGTTTAGGTTTGCTACTCAGACGTATGCCAAGGATCTGTAATGCCCTGTTGTAATGTCTTGTTtgcaaagattaaaaaaatgaaggCCTTCAATACTAAACAAATCAAGAGAAGCACATTTGTGTAAATCTAAACtttaaatgcagccattttaaGGGTTTAAAAatcctctgaaacagcattaaaacacatcaaaaaaataaattaaaaaaacaaatcctgaACTGAAACCATATTATTCATGACCCTCTAGGAGGGCCACGGGCCAGAGGTTTAACTCACTGCGAGGCAAAAGAATCACACGGGCAACAGCTGgagtgtcaacaaaaacaaaaacaagcctttaattttattaaattacgCAACGTAACAACTACAGCGGGAATCTGAACAGACTGATGTTGGCAGAGTCGTCCGATCCCTCGCAGTACGAGCAGGCTTAGTGGACAGAACTCAAATCTCTTAACGGGTGTTCACCTGTAACAAGACAAAACAGATGTGCACTTCAGACTTAACATGGACTAACAGTGCACTTAGACTGAGCAAAAAACACGAATATAGACTAATTTCAGATAAATTCACTTTCAACAATTGAATCCACAGTTTGGGGTTGTTAAGTCTTACCACGTCGTCGATCTTGAGGATGCTGCGGACCGTCTCGGTGGCCAGGGTCAGTGCACTGATGGAAACCAGTAAAGGCTGCACCACCAGCTCCTCCAAGATGTTGGAGATTCctccctatcacacacacacacacacacacacacacacacacacacacacacagtaaaccaGTCAGTCAAATCAGTCTTGATACCAGGTTACAGCAAAGGAAAATATATAAGAGCAGCCATTGGGAAGTGTGTGGTGGGGAGTCTGTTAATGCTGCAGCATCATTACATGCAATTCACCTTTGGTGAAATCAATATAGTGTTATCAT
Encoded proteins:
- the fam161a gene encoding protein FAM161A, with the translated sequence MANAHRTNVLVTSCLKTPVDPHTKAPLASYERERVLPFAATSHVDNRHYEKELEYEDSGSDFCGEDRLGKGGPLLVTDYRAAGDRLDLSEIFFTNEEYYSKLEELKKAHLRTMAELESMYRRKLQLKSMEPLDVATLGTRHRLLWSNTSPAASRRLRKSHSAVELRRGSGQSDSSDEDEAASNDVEKGLLFSPKEHIKNMWRDFELSPHNGHLSFSSLHSLSGDQKTPRQGKGKKRQGHKDGEQEPWKHRVTVPKPFQMMLREAEKRKRGIKTRSEIELENAELRRQLEELTECQRKFRASPVPAHVHLPLYEELQERNEERQRSIREREDQHLQTIQKPFSFLERERLKKEQKQLHHPQPSDQEKVKPFKAKPVPKAVYAAASGEQMKEEQLYRSIKIKMRAEEMLHSASMPASMLARRLSERKKTKDSSAAAGGDNDFSHRPHINKEVPDFDASYRRFQKHLEKQKEVKPTTACEPFELRTSQISSHRERILADIEKEQSSPRMLRWPYISPRPSRTANSSVCSSLSGSLELLPTKVTDATKKRHEAVRKVLEQRKKAEEEEERWKERQKQKEKQLQRVVVKRAQANDPHLALSQTHQTKLKEFRKQELQRRKEYRQEIKEMQQRLKGRPLLLEQVAQRNAKQAAEKRYTDALHGCDLTEEFISSKAAKSGSARKASQSSDSKQSDEEEPDMGYEPVHYRKVFLDDEDVDADPNEREGGREEEESDETSLNRRDGEDAGSHRSDQDYHGDDHHYSDESFHYSDDHENYSDDSEHDADTRSFTERNKHTHSHLEAVEYNHSLIC